In one window of Vespa crabro chromosome 6, iyVesCrab1.2, whole genome shotgun sequence DNA:
- the LOC124425003 gene encoding solute carrier organic anion transporter family member 74D, which translates to MAGEDTQILANGTVEALTIIPAKMANGNGLICSKHNNNGSIPNGKLHEIGAAENGKLIVPDEKSSSLHTEFDDADVSCGWGPLRPHWLQYFATKQAFLVTFCITWVLQGMYYTYFVSVITTIEKLFQIQSKTTGIIMSATEIGQIGSSLLLTYYGGQGHRPKWIAWGMILFAVSSFTCSMPHFIFGEQLIQQNEMLFSGVGPAGESDGPNNTDPVPANLCKLHERPENNTLDEWILGTTAPHGDSIEYCEGDFLTEQRIQSKITAVVLAIFFVSLLGVGMGQTAVYTLGIPYIDDNVASRESPLYFAITIGVRILGPALGFILGSLCTMLYADLSVNPQITPTDPRWVGAWWLGLVLISAMLMLVSIGMFAFPTRLPTSRTPPKRADAKKPSLRDFPKAVKRLLKNDILMFRTASSVLHILPIAGLYTFLPKYLESQFRLPAHHANMISGVGGILVMGLGIIISGVFILRAKPNARFVAAWIAFTAVVYAIGMGVLMFIGCPMDDFAGLVSHSDGISSFEPTCEASCDCDRNKFSPICGADGKTYFSACHAGCSNYTIADGKVASFYNCQCIGQNLTMPETTSTATIGYCQLECSNFWVYMILFSVFVFIHSTSEVGSMLLILRCVDPRDKAMALGLIQFAIGLFGNVPCPIVYGAVVDSACLVWEYACGERGACWLYDSNVFRMFYHGTTGGILVMAFIVDIVVWYKAGSISFVEEQECEDGTAEEMATLKSQDAQNVDNDYL; encoded by the exons ATGGCGGGTGAGGACACACAGATTCTGGCGAATGGTACCGTCGAGGCTCTCACGATAATACCAGCAAAGATGGCCAATGGGAACGGCCTTATCTGTAGCAAGCATAATAACAATGGCTCAATACCAAATGGGAAGCTACATGAGATCGGAGCTGCCGAGAATGGGAAGCTGATCGTTCCTGACGAAAAATCGAGCAGCCTTCACACGGAATTCGATGACGCTGATGTTTCCTGTGGTTGGGGTCCATTAAGACCTCATTGGTTGCAATATTTTGCCACGAAGCAGGCCTTCTTAGTCACCTTTTGCATTACCTGG GTCCTTCAAGGCATGTACTATACGTATTTCGTCTCGGTAATCACAACGATCGAGAAGCTCTTCCAAATCCAATCGAAAACGACGGGTATCATAATGTCTGCAACTGAAATCGGCCAGATAGGTTCGTCCCTTCTCTTAACGTATTACGGCGGCCAAGGTCACCGGCCTAAGTGGATCGCCTGGGGCATGATCCTCTTTGCCGTGAGCTCCTTCACCTGCTCGATGCCTCATTTCATCTTCGGCGAACAGCTGATCCAGCAAAACGAGATGCTTTTCAGCGGCGTCGGACCTGCCGGGGAATCAGATGGACCTAACAATACTGATCCAGTTCCAGCAAATCTCTGCAAGTTGCATGAACGACCAGAGAACAATACGCTCGATGA ATGGATCTTGGGTACAACGGCACCACACGGTGATTCGATCGAATATTGCGAAGGTGACTTTCTAACAGAGCAAAGGATACAAAGCAAAATAACGGCAGTAGTCCTGGCaatattttttgtctctttgcTCGGTGTTGGAATGGGTCAAACAGCCGTTTACACTCTTGGCATACcatatatcgatgataacgttgCCAGCAGGGAAAGTCCCTTGTATTTCG cAATCACAATCGGTGTTAGGATTCTGGGACCGGCGTTAGGTTTCATCCTTGGATCACTTTGCACGATGCTTTACGCGGATCTATCTGTAAATCCACAAATCACGCCTACTGATCCAAGATGGGTCGGTGCGTGGTGGCTTG gTCTGGTGCTGATATCCGCGATGCTGATGTTGGTCAGCATAGGAATGTTCGCCTTTCCTACGCGTTTGCCGACGAGCAGAACACCGCCGAAACGAGCGGATGCCAAAAAACCTAGTCTAAGAG ATTTTCCAAAAGCAGTTAAAAGGCTGCTAAAGAATGACATCCTGATGTTCAGGACAGCTAGCAGCGTGCTGCACATCCTGCCAATTGCAGGACTTTACACATTCTTACCAAAGTACCTCGAGAGCCAATTTCGCTTGCCAGCTCATCATGCTAACATGATATCAG gtGTCGGTGGTATTCTAGTTATGGGTCTGGGTATTATTATCAGCGGAGTGTTCATTCTAAGAGCGAAACCAAACGCTAGGTTCGTTGCAGCTTGGATAGCTTTCACAGCAGTCGTTTATGCTATCGGTATGGGCGTATTGATGTTCATTGGTTGTCCGATGGACGATTTTGCTGGTCTTGTCTCGCACTCCGATGg AATATCGAGCTTCGAGCCAACCTGCGAGGCTAGCTGCGACTGCGATCGGAACAAGTTCAGCCCGATCTGTGGCGCGGATGGCAAAACGTACTTCTCCGCGTGTCATGCTGGCTGCTCGAATTACACGATAGCGGACGGGAAAGTGGCATCG TTTTATAACTGCCAGTGCATCGGGCAGAACTTAACGATGCCGGAAACGACGAGCACAGCGACGATTGGTTACTGCCAATTGGAATGCAGTAATTTTTGGGTCTACATGATTCTCTTCTCGGTGTTCGTTTTTATTCACTCAACGAGCGAGGTTGGTTCCATGTTACTGATATTACGATGCGTGGATCCACGGGACAAGGCCATGGCCCTCGGTCTCATACAATTTGCTATTGGCTTGTttg GTAACGTACCATGTCCAATCGTATACGGTGCTGTTGTGGATTCAGCGTGTCTTGTGTGGGAATACGCTTGTGGTGAACGAGGCGCCTGTTGGCTCTACGACTCAAATGTCTTCAGGATGTTTTATCACG GCACGACGGGTGGAATCCTTGTGATGGCCTTCATCGTGGACATAGTTGTGTGGTACAAAGCCGGTAGTATAAGTTTCGTTGAGGAACAGGAATGTGAAGATGGTACAGCCGAAGAAATGGCCACTTTAAAGTCTCAGGACGCGCAAAACGTCGATAATGATTATCTGTGa